In the genome of Persephonella sp. KM09-Lau-8, one region contains:
- the hisS gene encoding histidine--tRNA ligase: protein MSEIKKIRGFQDIYGENAKKYRYVVDTARKIFEKYNFSEIILPYVEDVSLFVRSVGEATDIVQKEMYVFEDKGGRKVALRPEGTASAVRAYVEERMYAQGGYHKLFYEGAMFRYERPQAGRYRQFHQIGAEIFGVSSPMADAELIKMVSDILKALGISARLEINTLGDFESRKKYMEVLKEFLESKREFLCEDCQSRIERNPLRVLDCKVESCKEITKEAPALIDFLSEESLKRYDELKEYLKALNIEFVENPRLVRGLDYYTDTVFEFITDKIGAQGTVAAGGRYDTLVKQLGGPDTPALGFAAGIERLMLLVENLPKDKPLVVVIPVVSEFNIQALKAAEKLRNNGMKTELLLKEGSLKSKMKTANKLGGSFVVFVSEKPELKDMETGEQEIFENIDDLIDVLKDKAQV from the coding sequence TTGTCTGAGATAAAAAAAATTAGAGGATTTCAGGATATATACGGGGAAAATGCAAAAAAATATAGATACGTTGTTGATACTGCCAGAAAAATATTTGAGAAATATAATTTCAGCGAGATTATTCTTCCTTATGTTGAAGACGTTTCCCTGTTTGTAAGGTCTGTAGGGGAAGCTACAGATATAGTTCAGAAGGAAATGTATGTATTTGAAGACAAAGGAGGTAGAAAGGTAGCCCTCAGACCTGAAGGAACAGCAAGTGCAGTCAGGGCCTATGTTGAAGAAAGAATGTATGCACAGGGTGGATACCACAAACTATTTTATGAAGGTGCAATGTTCAGATATGAAAGGCCTCAGGCAGGAAGATACAGACAGTTCCACCAGATAGGTGCAGAGATTTTTGGGGTTTCTTCCCCTATGGCGGATGCAGAGCTGATTAAGATGGTAAGCGATATACTGAAAGCCCTTGGGATTTCTGCAAGACTTGAGATAAATACTCTGGGAGATTTTGAAAGCCGAAAAAAATATATGGAAGTACTTAAAGAATTTTTAGAAAGTAAAAGGGAGTTTTTATGTGAAGATTGCCAGAGCAGAATAGAAAGAAATCCACTTAGAGTTTTAGACTGCAAAGTTGAAAGCTGCAAAGAAATCACAAAGGAAGCACCGGCTCTTATAGATTTTCTATCTGAAGAAAGCCTCAAAAGATATGATGAACTAAAAGAGTATTTAAAAGCCTTAAACATAGAATTTGTTGAAAATCCAAGACTGGTTAGAGGCTTGGACTATTACACTGATACAGTCTTTGAGTTTATCACAGACAAAATTGGAGCACAGGGGACTGTTGCTGCAGGCGGTAGATACGATACCCTTGTGAAACAGCTTGGAGGTCCCGACACCCCTGCACTGGGATTTGCAGCAGGGATAGAAAGATTAATGCTTCTGGTGGAAAACTTACCAAAGGATAAACCTCTTGTGGTTGTGATACCGGTCGTTTCCGAATTCAATATTCAGGCATTAAAAGCAGCAGAAAAGCTAAGAAATAATGGAATGAAAACAGAGCTACTTCTTAAAGAAGGAAGCCTAAAATCAAAAATGAAAACAGCAAACAAACTTGGTGGAAGTTTTGTTGTATTTGTATCAGAAAAGCCTGAGCTAAAGGATATGGAAACGGGAGAACAGGAGATATTTGAAAATATAGATGACCTTATAGATG
- the tnpA gene encoding IS200/IS605 family transposase — protein sequence MVEIKSNKHSKWQTAYHIVWIPKYRKPVLKGKIEERLKELIFEIADEYGFDILALEIMPDHIHLFVSAPPKYAPATLVKLFKGITARKLFKEFPELKKQFRKGHLWTPSYYLGTAGNVSADIIKRYIEECQGK from the coding sequence ATGGTTGAAATAAAGAGTAATAAACATTCTAAATGGCAAACAGCTTACCATATAGTCTGGATACCAAAATATAGAAAACCTGTTTTAAAAGGTAAGATTGAGGAAAGATTGAAAGAGTTGATTTTTGAAATAGCTGATGAATATGGATTTGACATATTAGCTTTAGAAATAATGCCAGACCATATACATTTGTTTGTATCAGCTCCACCTAAATATGCACCTGCAACTTTAGTTAAGCTGTTTAAAGGAATAACTGCAAGGAAACTGTTTAAAGAGTTTCCAGAACTCAAAAAGCAGTTTAGGAAAGGTCATCTATGGACACCATCTTACTATTTAGGAACTGCTGGTAATGTATCAGCAGATATAATCAAAAGGTATATAGAGGAATGTCAAGGAAAGTAA
- a CDS encoding transposase, translating into MSRKVKRNLRIELNNADPTTNIVLGYLTYHAGKLWNEANYLVKNKLAKPNKFDLYNKLKDTSIHKKSLQSRTAQIVLDELSRGWQNFFKYLQKPEKYPSPVKPPKYNKKKSPHRPVIYDKTGLTIEGNTIRLSLSKELKQHLKEKHGIDIDYLRIETGLDLSQLNILNIQITPYKAYGNITYRLNIVYEKEIDKSLIWATEKEQETKPKTDKALATDYGVSNFATIVIENQPVSYIVDGKGIQSILRKYLKKLAKWQKKRDNLLNKGLPTSRVDKILHRIQKRINNLIRDFSHKVSSLIVELAKRYNVSTIVIGKLQESKNKESKLTSIVDQMLSLLPHGKVSKQIEYKAEEYGIKTILVDESYTSGVDSLLNQTVSKENYTPEARKHRGIFKSILGLINADVNGARNILKKFKKRFHDYITGLKKVIRIRVFGKLASSPKFVRVYGQIGVARCGDHLSGIRLSQDSKLPVKPPTLVGV; encoded by the coding sequence ATGTCAAGGAAAGTAAAAAGAAACTTAAGAATAGAGCTTAACAATGCAGACCCAACCACAAACATAGTATTAGGCTATCTAACTTACCACGCAGGAAAACTATGGAATGAGGCAAACTACCTTGTAAAAAACAAACTGGCAAAACCAAACAAGTTTGACCTATACAACAAACTAAAAGACACTTCCATACATAAAAAATCCCTACAAAGCAGAACAGCACAGATTGTTTTAGATGAGCTTTCAAGAGGTTGGCAGAATTTCTTTAAATACTTGCAAAAACCAGAAAAATATCCATCACCAGTAAAACCACCCAAATATAACAAGAAAAAATCACCACACAGACCAGTAATTTACGACAAAACAGGATTGACAATTGAAGGTAATACAATAAGGTTAAGTCTATCAAAAGAATTAAAACAACATCTAAAAGAAAAACACGGTATAGATATAGATTACTTGAGAATAGAAACAGGATTAGATTTAAGCCAGTTAAACATACTAAATATACAAATCACACCATACAAAGCATATGGAAATATAACATACAGGCTAAACATCGTATATGAGAAAGAGATAGACAAATCTCTGATTTGGGCGACTGAAAAGGAGCAAGAAACCAAACCAAAAACAGATAAAGCATTAGCAACAGACTATGGAGTATCAAACTTTGCAACGATTGTAATAGAAAACCAACCAGTAAGCTATATTGTAGATGGCAAAGGGATACAATCAATATTAAGAAAATACCTAAAGAAATTGGCAAAATGGCAAAAGAAAAGAGACAATCTATTAAATAAAGGACTGCCAACAAGTAGAGTAGATAAGATACTCCACAGAATACAAAAAAGAATAAATAACCTGATACGAGACTTTAGCCATAAGGTTTCAAGTCTAATAGTAGAGCTTGCAAAGAGATACAATGTTTCAACAATTGTGATAGGCAAACTCCAAGAGAGTAAAAACAAGGAAAGCAAGCTAACAAGTATAGTAGACCAGATGCTTAGTTTACTACCACACGGTAAAGTATCAAAGCAAATAGAATATAAAGCAGAGGAATACGGAATAAAAACAATCCTTGTAGATGAAAGCTATACTTCAGGTGTGGACAGTCTACTAAATCAGACTGTTTCAAAAGAAAACTACACACCTGAAGCAAGGAAACATAGAGGAATATTTAAAAGTATACTTGGGTTAATCAATGCAGATGTAAACGGAGCGAGAAATATACTAAAGAAGTTTAAAAAGAGATTTCACGATTACATTACAGGCTTAAAGAAAGTAATAAGAATTAGAGTATTTGGAAAGTTAGCAAGTAGCCCCAAGTTTGTCCGAGTATATGGGCAGATAGGGGTAGCAAGGTGTGGTGACCACCTGTCAGGGATAAGGCTATCTCAGGATAGCAAACTCCCTGTGAAGCCACCGACTTTAGTCGGTGTGTAG
- a CDS encoding archaemetzincin family Zn-dependent metalloprotease yields the protein MLKQWVLGEKFFYKEIALGIVSTDLYEPDLNFVFGVASPITKTAVISTYRLHNTFYGLPEDNQIFIDRITKEAVHEIGHTLGLGHCPDPECVMHFSNSIVDTDRKSYFFCPVCYQKVKAAIGL from the coding sequence TTGCTTAAGCAATGGGTTTTAGGCGAAAAATTTTTCTATAAAGAAATCGCCCTTGGTATAGTTTCTACAGATTTATACGAACCTGACCTGAACTTTGTATTTGGAGTAGCATCTCCTATCACAAAAACAGCCGTTATATCTACTTATCGCTTACATAACACTTTTTATGGACTTCCGGAAGATAATCAGATTTTTATTGATAGAATAACTAAAGAGGCTGTCCATGAAATAGGGCATACCCTTGGTCTTGGACATTGTCCTGACCCTGAATGTGTGATGCATTTTTCAAACTCAATAGTTGATACAGACCGCAAGAGCTATTTCTTCTGTCCAGTCTGTTATCAAAAAGTCAAAGCAGCAATTGGTTTATAA